Proteins encoded together in one Psychrobacter sanguinis window:
- a CDS encoding esterase/lipase family protein, whose protein sequence is MHNKPSFSKLTTALALASSMVLTTSCSTVSFKKQKSSQTIANNRGNIVTRPTLSNKSASQLLSIGMPDNECLDDFNKCLVQIDKGFLKKDSREYLALLAELHLAKAKSIAESEQCVERVVRPPIDPYYANAPLTEEQQAEALIYLKQCNAAYRDNLLSAIKYSYAYLFYSQLNPNTRDNDNTLSKPKTLLSSLDIQTQDVYEAASDALIKQLYANKDSSQQSSKVTSFISSKLVRDSGLSSRNGSNYANGPKYGEQIKVLNFTFPSIQDDKYLASLTRDNLSSTDLAKEGADINDRIDGNSITKDSIVEDSIVEDSIVEDSIVEDSAVEVSSAKQNFDSNDSNPVDDKEQAIKEFEALNQNQDIVSIDLYLPNEPEYLQNTETYNKSIDKLYASHDISFSGLNTISEREGVGISYVTLFDDRPNTSVKALLTSDNKQLNSEDPRDRIHLTGNLLLTGVVIPEGEQLQEVLATNNFDIKLYNPHHTEAIDMLGKPYYLAANFSASYGMWLAENNLDNVGYFNLLARQQSLIMPQLFMLEPYDPNKRIIIMLHGLASSPATWISITNDISHDDELRENYQVWQIFYPTNIPILENRYRIQELIETAYKINDPNSEHIASHNSVLIGHSMGAIIARMMVSNDNLQDQFHKLAQEENTPRLSDILNNEFDQQKVLNRLHLKQLDSVDTAVFISAPFRGTDFADRWFTQLLRRVVQLPIGFVQTVTGNLASLASEDELASNPLGALYFQNGASQLSDKSSFMKLTADLKIADNVTYHSIIANRDSDLYNGLIRLNLTTAPDTALSSNPAPKVLKAGVSPEILGENSTATSDGIQGKAAEKVQDVAQSITNPTSDGIVPYKSSHLEGAASETIIKGRHGIQDTPEAVLTLRKILHQHLKDHPTYEQGTQKEEIEP, encoded by the coding sequence ATGCATAATAAACCTAGTTTCTCAAAACTGACTACCGCCCTTGCGTTAGCGTCAAGTATGGTTTTAACCACGTCGTGTAGTACGGTCTCTTTTAAAAAACAAAAATCTAGCCAAACCATTGCCAATAACCGAGGCAATATCGTGACTAGGCCCACTTTAAGTAATAAAAGTGCTTCTCAGCTACTTTCTATTGGTATGCCTGACAACGAATGCTTAGATGACTTTAATAAGTGTCTTGTCCAAATTGACAAAGGTTTTTTGAAAAAAGACAGTCGAGAGTATTTGGCGTTACTGGCAGAACTGCATCTAGCAAAGGCAAAGTCTATCGCAGAATCTGAACAATGCGTTGAAAGAGTTGTGCGGCCTCCCATTGACCCTTACTATGCAAATGCGCCTTTGACCGAGGAACAGCAAGCCGAAGCATTGATTTATTTAAAGCAATGTAATGCCGCTTATCGCGACAATCTATTAAGTGCTATCAAGTACAGTTACGCTTATTTATTTTATTCACAATTAAACCCTAATACCAGGGATAATGACAACACGCTCAGTAAGCCGAAGACTTTATTATCAAGTTTGGATATTCAAACACAAGATGTCTATGAAGCTGCTTCTGATGCGCTCATCAAGCAACTTTATGCTAATAAAGACAGTTCGCAACAATCCAGCAAAGTCACCTCTTTTATTAGCTCAAAGCTGGTGCGTGATAGTGGGTTGTCCAGCCGTAATGGTTCAAATTATGCTAATGGGCCCAAATATGGAGAACAGATAAAGGTCTTAAATTTTACCTTCCCTTCAATCCAAGACGACAAATATCTCGCAAGCCTTACGCGCGACAACTTGTCTAGCACTGACCTTGCTAAAGAAGGTGCTGATATAAATGACCGCATCGATGGAAATAGTATTACCAAAGACAGTATTGTTGAAGACAGTATTGTTGAAGACAGTATTGTTGAAGACAGTATTGTTGAAGACAGTGCTGTTGAAGTCAGTAGTGCCAAACAAAATTTCGATAGCAATGATTCAAATCCTGTAGATGATAAAGAGCAGGCAATTAAAGAGTTTGAAGCTTTAAATCAGAACCAAGACATCGTTTCTATTGATCTTTACTTGCCCAATGAGCCTGAGTACTTACAAAATACTGAGACCTATAATAAAAGCATTGATAAGTTATACGCCAGTCATGATATAAGTTTCTCAGGACTTAATACTATTAGTGAGCGAGAAGGTGTCGGTATCAGCTACGTGACCTTATTTGATGATCGCCCTAATACGTCCGTCAAAGCATTGTTAACCTCTGACAACAAGCAACTTAACTCAGAAGACCCCCGTGATAGAATACACCTAACCGGTAATTTATTACTCACCGGGGTGGTTATTCCAGAAGGCGAGCAATTGCAAGAGGTGTTAGCCACCAATAACTTTGATATTAAACTTTATAACCCGCATCACACCGAAGCGATTGATATGCTTGGTAAACCCTATTATTTGGCCGCCAACTTCTCTGCAAGTTATGGTATGTGGCTGGCCGAGAACAATCTGGATAATGTGGGCTACTTTAACTTATTGGCCCGCCAGCAAAGCTTGATAATGCCTCAGTTATTCATGCTTGAACCTTACGATCCTAATAAACGCATTATTATTATGCTACACGGTTTGGCATCAAGCCCTGCGACTTGGATTAGTATTACCAACGATATTTCACACGATGATGAATTGCGTGAAAACTACCAAGTATGGCAAATTTTCTACCCCACAAATATTCCAATTTTAGAGAACCGTTATAGAATTCAAGAACTGATTGAAACGGCTTATAAAATTAATGACCCAAATTCTGAACACATAGCAAGTCATAATTCAGTATTAATTGGTCATAGCATGGGTGCCATCATTGCCCGTATGATGGTCTCTAATGATAATCTACAGGATCAGTTTCATAAATTAGCGCAAGAAGAAAATACCCCTCGTCTCAGTGATATATTGAACAATGAATTTGATCAACAAAAAGTACTTAATAGGTTACATTTAAAGCAACTTGACAGTGTAGACACTGCAGTATTTATCTCAGCCCCCTTTAGAGGTACCGACTTTGCCGACAGATGGTTTACTCAGCTATTAAGACGCGTGGTACAGCTACCGATTGGGTTTGTCCAAACCGTTACCGGTAACTTAGCGAGTCTTGCCAGTGAAGATGAGCTTGCCAGCAACCCATTGGGTGCCCTATATTTCCAAAATGGGGCCAGTCAATTAAGTGATAAATCCTCATTCATGAAACTGACGGCGGACTTAAAAATTGCTGATAATGTGACTTATCATTCTATTATCGCCAATAGAGACTCCGATCTATATAACGGTTTGATACGCTTAAATCTTACCACAGCACCAGATACTGCTTTGTCCAGTAACCCTGCGCCTAAAGTCCTTAAAGCTGGGGTGAGTCCGGAGATTTTGGGAGAAAACAGCACGGCAACATCAGATGGCATACAAGGTAAGGCAGCAGAAAAAGTCCAAGATGTGGCCCAATCTATTACCAATCCTACCTCTGACGGTATTGTACCTTATAAGAGCTCTCATTTAGAAGGTGCAGCCAGTGAGACCATTATTAAAGGTAGGCATGGTATTCAGGATACACCAGAAGCAGTACTAACTTTACGTAAGATTCTACATCAACATCTAAAAGACCATCCGACTTATGAACAGGGAACGCAAAAAGAGGAAATAGAACCATAA